From the genome of Arthrobacter alpinus, one region includes:
- a CDS encoding GNAT family N-acetyltransferase, whose protein sequence is MTLTTFALADQNFTLRRALGSDVGPIVELIARDQLRAAVESGAPEHRAPYLAAFHVIDADPAQLLCVVDSADGAMVATMQLTFIPGLARGGALRLQIEAVRVDEGLRGNGLGSAMISWAVGEGRQRGAALVQLTSDKSRVEAHRFYERLGFTPSHAGFKLQL, encoded by the coding sequence ATGACTCTGACTACCTTCGCGCTCGCCGACCAGAACTTCACGCTCAGACGGGCGCTTGGATCCGACGTCGGACCCATTGTGGAGTTAATAGCCCGGGACCAGCTGCGAGCCGCAGTGGAATCGGGTGCCCCCGAACACCGAGCACCTTATCTTGCCGCGTTTCATGTCATCGATGCTGACCCGGCCCAGCTGCTGTGCGTGGTGGACTCCGCCGACGGGGCAATGGTGGCGACCATGCAGTTGACGTTCATTCCCGGGTTGGCCCGAGGGGGTGCCCTGCGGCTGCAGATTGAGGCTGTGCGGGTCGATGAGGGACTGCGCGGGAACGGATTGGGTTCTGCCATGATCTCCTGGGCTGTTGGGGAGGGGCGCCAGCGCGGCGCCGCACTGGTGCAGCTGACCAGCGACAAGTCCCGAGTGGAGGCGCACCGCTTCTACGAACGCTTGGGCTTTACTCCTTCCCATGCAGGGTTCAAGCTGCAGCTTTAG